In the genome of Nocardia sp. NBC_00416, one region contains:
- a CDS encoding NADPH:quinone oxidoreductase family protein, with protein sequence MRAVVCPEFGTPEVLRVERRPAPRPGEAQVRVRVHAAAANFPDVLLIAGRYQITVPPPFVPGSEFAGVITELGSDCTGVAVGDRVAGTGLYGAFAEEIVVPATNLTPIPEGVDDRTAAAFGVAYRTAYHSLRSVARIRAGETVVVLGAGGGVGLAAVQLGAALGAEVVAVASSAEKLAAARSYGATRLIDHRAGELREALRAAVPGGAAAVLDPVGGDLSEPALRALGRGGRFVTIGYASGTVPRIPLNLVLVKGLQVLGFQFRDLDPDEFERNEKELAGLLADGRVAPHIGAVFPLEHTARALREVAAGRAVGKVLIDMTA encoded by the coding sequence ATACGGGCGGTGGTCTGCCCCGAATTCGGTACGCCGGAAGTGCTCCGGGTCGAGCGACGGCCCGCGCCCCGGCCCGGAGAAGCGCAGGTCCGCGTCCGGGTGCACGCGGCCGCCGCGAACTTCCCGGATGTCCTGTTGATCGCCGGCCGGTACCAGATCACCGTGCCGCCGCCGTTCGTCCCGGGCAGCGAATTCGCCGGTGTGATAACAGAGTTGGGCTCCGACTGCACCGGCGTGGCCGTGGGCGACCGCGTCGCCGGCACCGGCTTGTACGGCGCGTTCGCCGAAGAGATCGTGGTCCCCGCGACGAACCTCACCCCGATACCGGAAGGCGTGGACGATCGGACCGCGGCCGCCTTCGGCGTCGCCTACCGCACCGCCTACCACTCACTCCGGTCGGTCGCGCGGATCCGCGCCGGCGAGACCGTGGTCGTGCTCGGTGCGGGCGGCGGGGTCGGGCTGGCGGCGGTGCAGCTGGGTGCCGCACTCGGCGCGGAGGTGGTGGCCGTGGCCTCGTCTGCCGAGAAGCTGGCCGCCGCACGATCCTACGGCGCGACCCGGCTGATCGATCATCGCGCGGGAGAACTTCGGGAAGCCCTGCGGGCGGCGGTGCCGGGCGGCGCGGCGGCCGTCCTCGACCCCGTCGGCGGCGACCTGTCCGAACCGGCGCTGCGCGCACTGGGCCGCGGCGGCCGCTTCGTCACCATCGGATACGCATCCGGAACCGTCCCCCGAATCCCGCTGAACCTGGTGCTGGTCAAGGGCTTACAAGTCCTGGGCTTCCAGTTCCGGGATCTCGACCCGGACGAATTCGAGCGTAACGAAAAGGAACTCGCGGGACTGCTGGCCGACGGCCGGGTCGCGCCGCATATCGGTGCGGTCTTCCCGCTCGAACACACCGCCCGGGCCCTCCGGGAGGTCGCCGCGGGCCGGGCTGTCGGCAAGGTACTCATCGACATGACGGCATAG
- a CDS encoding enoyl-CoA hydratase/isomerase family protein, with protein MRYDLPGALTVTGEGAVRTVTINRPDELNAVDADLHRALAQVWRQLAADTEARVVILTGAGRAFSAGGDLDWITSFLDDPVARDESIREGAEIIEELLRFPLPVIAAVNGPAVGLGASIAILCDIVLISERAHLADPHVAVGLVAGDGGAAFWPLLTPILRSREYLYTGDRIDAPTAVELGLATRTVAPEELSAAARALAERLAALPPQALSSTKRVVNMYLSQAVAGPLQAGFAAEVTTMQSADHRKKLAALRGRAPR; from the coding sequence GTGCGATACGACCTGCCCGGGGCGCTGACGGTCACCGGTGAGGGTGCGGTGCGCACCGTCACCATCAATCGTCCCGATGAACTGAACGCGGTGGACGCCGACCTGCACCGGGCGCTGGCCCAGGTGTGGCGGCAGTTGGCGGCCGATACCGAGGCACGGGTGGTGATCCTCACCGGCGCCGGTCGGGCGTTCAGCGCGGGCGGCGACCTGGACTGGATCACCTCGTTCCTGGACGACCCGGTGGCCCGGGACGAGAGCATCCGCGAGGGCGCGGAGATCATCGAGGAACTGCTGCGATTCCCGCTGCCGGTGATCGCGGCGGTCAACGGTCCCGCGGTAGGTCTGGGCGCCAGTATCGCGATCCTCTGCGATATCGTCCTGATCTCCGAACGCGCCCATCTGGCCGATCCGCACGTGGCTGTCGGGTTGGTGGCGGGCGACGGCGGCGCGGCCTTCTGGCCGCTGCTCACGCCGATTCTGCGGTCCCGGGAGTACCTGTACACCGGCGACCGGATCGACGCGCCGACCGCGGTGGAACTGGGACTTGCCACGCGAACGGTCGCGCCGGAGGAATTGTCGGCCGCGGCGCGGGCGCTGGCGGAACGGTTGGCCGCATTGCCGCCACAGGCGCTGAGCAGTACCAAACGTGTGGTGAACATGTATCTTTCGCAGGCGGTGGCCGGGCCCCTGCAAGCCGGTTTCGCCGCCGAGGTGACGACCATGCAGTCAGCCGATCACCGGAAGAAGTTGGCGGCGTTGCGTGGGCGTGCCCCGCGATGA
- a CDS encoding acyl-CoA dehydrogenase family protein yields MRIELADEAQEFGREIVRALRAAGGDELVQRAEQEPAGRQRLIEPVLAGLGAWELAPRRDPVELEAAAALCRGAGYWAAPYPVAERLARSDDADYDGLIVVSGPEPSGAVAGVDLHWATVAPDGARGSATPLASEASTRESAFVTRLDIDPRDGDGGADLALALTLPCWTLLGMLDRALELARSHVQVREQFGRPLAEFQGVQFQLTDAEVERRGVDLLARYALWSIQTNRPEAVADALALRLAALEAADIVFRIAHQVHGAVGFCDETTLSWLSRYSLPLRRFPFGIARTEELLTDRIGRRGLAGLFSDPAGV; encoded by the coding sequence GTGCGGATCGAACTCGCCGACGAGGCACAGGAATTCGGCCGGGAGATCGTGCGCGCACTGCGCGCGGCCGGCGGAGACGAACTGGTCCAGCGGGCCGAACAAGAACCGGCGGGCCGACAGCGGCTGATCGAGCCGGTACTGGCCGGCCTCGGGGCGTGGGAACTCGCCCCGCGGCGGGACCCGGTCGAGTTGGAGGCGGCCGCGGCCCTGTGCCGTGGCGCCGGCTACTGGGCTGCGCCCTATCCCGTCGCGGAGCGGCTGGCGCGATCCGACGACGCGGACTACGACGGACTGATCGTGGTGTCCGGGCCGGAGCCTTCGGGCGCGGTGGCCGGGGTCGATCTGCACTGGGCGACCGTGGCACCGGACGGCGCGCGCGGGTCGGCGACGCCGCTGGCCTCGGAGGCGTCCACCAGGGAGTCGGCATTCGTGACCCGGCTCGACATCGATCCCCGCGACGGCGACGGCGGCGCGGATCTCGCGCTGGCCCTGACGCTTCCGTGCTGGACGCTCCTGGGCATGCTGGACCGGGCGCTGGAACTGGCTCGGTCCCATGTACAGGTCCGGGAACAGTTCGGCCGGCCGCTGGCGGAGTTCCAGGGGGTGCAGTTCCAGCTCACCGATGCCGAGGTCGAGCGGCGGGGAGTCGACCTCTTGGCCCGGTACGCGCTGTGGAGTATCCAGACGAACCGTCCCGAGGCGGTCGCGGACGCGCTGGCGCTGCGACTGGCGGCGCTGGAGGCCGCCGATATCGTGTTCCGGATCGCGCACCAGGTGCACGGCGCCGTCGGTTTCTGCGACGAGACCACACTGTCGTGGCTGTCCCGGTACAGTCTGCCGCTGCGCCGGTTCCCGTTCGGGATCGCGCGCACCGAGGAACTGCTGACCGACCGGATCGGCCGTCGCGGTCTGGCGGGTCTGTTCTCCGATCCGGCGGGAGTGTGA
- a CDS encoding nuclear transport factor 2 family protein, translating into MSVTPGEVFARLLSGIEKRRFEDLADLYAEDCVVELPFALPEPVRLVGRSALAAHFERSRRTPMDMTVRNPVVHETGDPEVIIAEWDYTLRNRSSGAELAVSNIQVLRVRDGKIVATRDFHNHAAMAAAMG; encoded by the coding sequence ATGTCCGTCACCCCAGGTGAAGTATTCGCCCGTCTGCTGTCCGGTATCGAGAAGCGGCGGTTCGAGGATCTCGCCGACCTCTACGCCGAGGACTGCGTGGTGGAGTTGCCCTTCGCGCTGCCGGAGCCCGTGCGTCTGGTCGGCCGTAGTGCGCTGGCCGCGCATTTCGAACGCAGCAGGCGCACGCCGATGGACATGACCGTGCGTAACCCGGTAGTCCACGAGACCGGGGATCCGGAGGTGATCATCGCCGAATGGGACTACACCCTGCGTAATCGGTCGAGTGGTGCGGAGCTGGCGGTGTCCAATATTCAGGTGCTGCGGGTCCGGGACGGAAAGATAGTGGCCACGCGCGATTTCCACAATCACGCGGCGATGGCCGCGGCCATGGGCTGA
- a CDS encoding acyl-CoA dehydrogenase family protein, protein MDFTMGATAAKLRGELRRLIADEVPADYLGAFTDDPADLAVAQRFCATLAERGLLCLAWPEEFGGRGASIWEQTVVREEMWAQHEPRGAQYMGVNWVGPTIMRHGTPEQQRKHLQPIARGEVVWCQGFSEPDAGSDLASLRTRARRDGDGWSISGQKIWTSYASMAQWCFLLARTSNAGRKQQGLTVFLLPMSDPGITVRPIRSMLGPHHLNEVFFDGVRATEADVLGEVDNGWSVVQEVLAFERVGIARYARCDRLLHAAPEVLGEVWDEIPAALRGRWARLLTRCRRARLLAYQVLSLQNSGTVAPGDAAAYRIAVTRLDQESAEVLVELAASVPADSDARRRFRRAVHDHWRYANAATVASGSIEVQRILLARELLGAPRPERDAPRPPPAATEERGSGRLLPGQVGS, encoded by the coding sequence ATGGACTTCACGATGGGTGCGACCGCCGCGAAGCTCCGCGGGGAGCTACGCCGGTTGATCGCCGATGAGGTCCCCGCCGACTATCTGGGCGCCTTCACCGATGATCCCGCGGATCTGGCCGTCGCTCAGCGTTTCTGCGCGACTCTCGCCGAACGCGGCCTGCTCTGCCTGGCCTGGCCGGAGGAATTCGGCGGCCGCGGCGCCTCGATCTGGGAGCAGACCGTGGTGCGCGAGGAGATGTGGGCGCAGCACGAACCGCGCGGCGCGCAGTACATGGGCGTGAACTGGGTGGGTCCGACCATCATGCGCCACGGCACCCCGGAACAGCAGCGCAAACACCTCCAGCCGATAGCGCGCGGCGAAGTCGTCTGGTGTCAGGGCTTCTCCGAACCCGACGCGGGCTCGGACCTGGCCTCCCTGCGTACTCGCGCCCGCCGCGACGGTGACGGCTGGTCGATTTCGGGCCAGAAGATCTGGACTTCCTACGCGTCCATGGCGCAGTGGTGCTTCCTGCTGGCCCGTACCTCCAATGCCGGACGTAAACAGCAGGGACTCACCGTTTTCCTCTTGCCGATGTCGGATCCCGGCATCACCGTCCGCCCGATCAGATCGATGCTGGGCCCGCATCATCTCAACGAAGTGTTCTTCGACGGCGTCCGCGCGACCGAAGCCGACGTACTGGGCGAGGTGGACAACGGCTGGTCGGTCGTGCAGGAAGTGCTGGCCTTCGAGCGCGTCGGGATCGCCCGCTACGCGCGGTGCGACCGGTTGCTGCACGCCGCGCCCGAGGTGCTCGGCGAGGTCTGGGACGAGATCCCGGCGGCGTTGCGGGGCCGCTGGGCGCGGCTGCTCACCCGCTGCCGACGTGCCCGACTGCTCGCGTATCAGGTGCTGTCGCTACAGAATTCGGGCACAGTCGCGCCGGGTGACGCCGCGGCCTACCGGATCGCGGTGACCCGGCTGGATCAGGAGAGCGCCGAGGTGCTGGTGGAACTCGCGGCGTCGGTTCCAGCGGATTCCGACGCGCGTCGCCGGTTCCGGCGCGCCGTCCACGACCACTGGCGGTACGCCAACGCGGCCACCGTCGCGTCCGGGAGTATCGAGGTGCAGCGCATACTGCTCGCGCGTGAACTGCTGGGCGCACCACGGCCCGAGCGTGACGCGCCCCGGCCGCCGCCCGCCGCGACCGAGGAGCGGGGGAGTGGCCGCCTGTTGCCGGGGCAGGTCGGGTCATGA
- a CDS encoding phosphotransferase family protein: protein MDEAELPGKGEPLETRLLSGGTQNEIYEITRGEHRCVLRIPPAHAPADRDNGILREWRIIEALDGSEVPHTAAVGVCTDKSVLGRTFYLMGFVDGWSPMDHRRIWPAPFDTDLTARAGLAYQLTEGIALLSKVDWRERGLHDLGRPDGFHERQVARWTGFFERIKGRELDGMDTATRWLREHRPLDYIPGLMHGDYQFANVMYRDGDPARLAAIVDWEMGTVGDPKLDLAWMVQSWPADTSAPEAGESGYVDMRGMPTRDQVVAHYAEVSGRQVDDLDYYLILAKWKLAIVLEQGFQRAGDDVKLQSFGPIVPELMRSAAELTETTEYTS, encoded by the coding sequence ATGGACGAGGCCGAGCTCCCGGGCAAGGGCGAACCGCTGGAGACACGGTTGCTCTCGGGCGGCACCCAGAACGAGATCTACGAGATCACCCGGGGCGAACATCGCTGTGTGCTCCGGATACCACCGGCCCACGCCCCGGCCGACCGGGACAACGGCATCCTGCGGGAGTGGCGGATCATCGAGGCGCTGGACGGCTCCGAGGTCCCGCACACCGCTGCCGTGGGGGTCTGTACCGACAAATCCGTACTCGGCAGGACGTTCTACCTGATGGGGTTCGTGGACGGCTGGTCGCCGATGGACCACCGCCGGATCTGGCCGGCCCCGTTCGACACCGACCTCACCGCCCGCGCCGGACTGGCCTACCAGCTCACCGAGGGGATCGCACTGCTGTCGAAAGTGGACTGGCGGGAGCGGGGCCTGCACGATCTGGGCCGGCCGGACGGTTTCCACGAACGCCAGGTCGCCCGGTGGACCGGTTTCTTCGAACGGATCAAGGGCCGCGAACTCGACGGCATGGACACCGCCACCCGCTGGCTGCGCGAGCACCGGCCGCTGGACTACATCCCCGGACTCATGCACGGCGACTACCAGTTCGCCAATGTCATGTACCGCGACGGCGATCCGGCCCGGCTGGCCGCCATCGTCGACTGGGAGATGGGCACGGTCGGCGATCCGAAACTCGATCTGGCCTGGATGGTGCAGAGCTGGCCGGCGGACACTTCCGCTCCGGAGGCCGGCGAGTCCGGGTATGTGGATATGCGCGGTATGCCCACGCGCGACCAGGTCGTCGCGCACTACGCCGAAGTGTCCGGGCGCCAGGTAGACGATCTGGACTACTACCTGATCCTCGCCAAATGGAAACTCGCGATCGTGCTGGAACAAGGCTTCCAACGCGCGGGCGACGACGTGAAACTGCAGTCCTTCGGCCCGATCGTGCCCGAACTGATGCGCTCGGCCGCCGAACTCACCGAGACAACGGAGTACACGTCATGA
- a CDS encoding TIGR03619 family F420-dependent LLM class oxidoreductase, with amino-acid sequence MKFAVSYSTAHFGTDPDRLVDYARHAESCGFEGLYLPEHLVLYPGAQLHTFEVPPTLPFVDPLDTLAFIAAATDRLLLGTGVLLLPYRHPVVLAKQLATIDVLSKGRMRLLTVGLGALPAEAAAANVDFRTRGRRADEAIDVLRLLWEGDDAGVGFHGEFFSFDNLVQFPKPYRATTLPIHIGGSSRAAARRTGLRGDGYFAGGALLPDERTAQWELARSTAEAAGRDPGRLEYTRWSGLDMTDERLAAFAAQGVDRVVVSATATDPAEQQDELSQFAQRFLTGHS; translated from the coding sequence ATGAAGTTCGCGGTCAGCTACAGCACCGCCCATTTCGGGACCGACCCGGATCGCCTGGTCGATTACGCGAGGCATGCCGAGTCCTGCGGGTTCGAGGGCCTGTACCTACCCGAACATCTGGTGCTGTATCCCGGCGCGCAACTGCACACGTTCGAAGTGCCGCCCACCCTGCCCTTCGTCGATCCGCTCGACACGCTCGCCTTCATCGCCGCGGCCACCGATCGACTCCTGCTCGGGACCGGCGTACTCCTGCTGCCCTACCGCCACCCCGTCGTATTGGCCAAGCAACTGGCGACGATCGATGTGCTCTCCAAAGGCCGGATGCGGTTGCTGACCGTGGGACTGGGCGCCCTGCCCGCCGAGGCCGCGGCCGCGAATGTCGATTTCCGCACCCGCGGCCGACGGGCCGACGAGGCGATCGATGTACTGCGACTGCTGTGGGAGGGCGACGACGCGGGCGTCGGATTCCACGGCGAGTTCTTCTCTTTCGACAACCTCGTCCAGTTCCCCAAACCGTATCGGGCCACGACGCTGCCCATTCATATCGGCGGATCGAGCCGGGCCGCCGCCCGCCGCACGGGCCTGCGCGGCGACGGCTACTTCGCGGGCGGCGCGCTTCTACCCGACGAGCGGACCGCGCAGTGGGAGCTGGCGAGGTCGACTGCCGAAGCGGCGGGGCGAGATCCCGGCCGCCTCGAGTACACGCGCTGGAGCGGACTCGATATGACCGACGAGCGGCTCGCGGCCTTCGCGGCGCAGGGGGTGGATCGCGTCGTCGTCAGCGCCACGGCCACCGACCCGGCCGAACAGCAGGACGAACTCTCGCAGTTCGCCCAGCGGTTCCTGACCGGGCACTCGTGA
- a CDS encoding TetR/AcrR family transcriptional regulator, protein MNKNAILPESGLVGRIARQAVAEREAEYADEIRRLLDAALAQVRRCGPDARPRVADIVAAAGLSNDAFYRHFRSKDALMAAVLADGAERLTDYVAHRMSKEPRADAQVRCWVAAILAQADEPLAADARAVLCHTGALGSDLVTGQVGSAPRRLAVLLHAPFAELGVREPELAAGLVAYATVGKLSEYLWSHTEPTAADIERMGEFCLAAAAAAVTRDDPPG, encoded by the coding sequence GTGAACAAGAATGCAATTCTTCCAGAGTCGGGGCTGGTCGGCCGGATCGCGCGGCAGGCGGTGGCCGAACGGGAGGCCGAGTACGCGGACGAGATCCGCCGATTGCTGGACGCGGCGCTGGCTCAGGTGCGGCGGTGCGGTCCGGACGCGCGCCCCCGAGTCGCCGATATCGTGGCGGCGGCGGGCCTCTCCAACGATGCGTTCTACCGGCACTTCCGGTCCAAGGACGCGCTGATGGCGGCGGTGCTGGCCGACGGTGCGGAACGGCTGACGGACTATGTCGCGCACCGGATGTCGAAGGAACCGCGGGCCGATGCGCAGGTCCGCTGCTGGGTGGCGGCCATCCTGGCCCAGGCGGACGAGCCGCTCGCCGCGGATGCGCGGGCGGTGCTGTGCCATACCGGAGCGCTGGGGTCGGACCTGGTGACCGGCCAGGTCGGGTCGGCTCCGCGGCGGTTGGCCGTGCTGCTGCACGCTCCGTTCGCCGAACTCGGGGTCCGGGAACCGGAACTCGCCGCCGGACTGGTCGCCTATGCGACGGTGGGGAAATTATCGGAGTACCTGTGGTCGCATACCGAGCCGACGGCCGCCGATATCGAGCGAATGGGGGAGTTCTGCCTGGCCGCAGCCGCGGCGGCCGTGACGCGCGACGATCCGCCCGGGTGA
- a CDS encoding acyl-CoA dehydrogenase family protein, with the protein MAWDFETDPDFQAKLDWADAFVRDEVEPLDLIWPHQQFVPLEGPRRAAVDPLKQRVREQGLWATHLGPDLGGQGYGQLKLALLNEILGRSSWAPIVFGCQAPDTGNAEIIAHYGTAAQKERYLRPLLEGELFSCYSMTEPQAGADPTQFRTRAARDGDDWVINGWKFFSSNARTASFLIVMAVTDPDVSPYQGMSMFLVPTDTPGIVIERNIGLAGEPLNDGSHALIHYDNVRVPAEALLGAAGQAFVIAQTRLGGGRIHHAMRTIGLAQKALDMMCERALSRETAGSRLSDKQFVQGYIADSYAQLKQFRLLVLYTAWEIDKYNDYKKVRKDIATVKVVMPTVLHDIAWRAMQVHGALGTTNEMPFFTMIHGAGVMGLADGPTEVHKMTVAKQVLRDHRPSDDLWPTEWIPRKLESARRKYADYLENEVGNQ; encoded by the coding sequence ATGGCATGGGATTTCGAGACCGACCCCGACTTCCAGGCAAAGCTGGACTGGGCCGATGCGTTCGTACGCGACGAGGTCGAGCCGCTGGACCTCATCTGGCCGCATCAGCAGTTCGTCCCACTGGAAGGTCCCCGGCGGGCCGCCGTCGACCCGCTCAAGCAGCGGGTCCGGGAGCAGGGGTTGTGGGCGACCCACCTCGGTCCGGACCTGGGCGGGCAGGGGTACGGGCAGCTGAAACTGGCGCTGCTCAACGAGATCCTCGGTCGCAGCTCCTGGGCGCCCATAGTCTTCGGCTGCCAGGCCCCCGACACCGGTAATGCCGAGATCATCGCGCACTACGGCACCGCGGCCCAGAAAGAGAGATACCTGCGGCCGCTGCTGGAAGGCGAACTCTTCTCCTGCTATTCGATGACCGAACCGCAGGCCGGCGCCGACCCGACCCAGTTCCGCACCCGCGCCGCGCGCGACGGTGACGACTGGGTGATCAACGGCTGGAAATTCTTCTCCTCCAACGCGCGCACCGCGTCGTTCCTGATCGTGATGGCGGTGACGGACCCGGACGTCAGCCCCTACCAAGGGATGTCGATGTTCCTGGTGCCCACCGACACCCCCGGTATCGTGATCGAACGCAATATCGGCCTCGCCGGGGAACCGCTGAACGACGGTTCGCACGCGTTGATCCACTACGACAACGTCCGCGTTCCCGCCGAAGCGCTGCTCGGTGCGGCGGGACAGGCGTTCGTGATCGCGCAGACCCGACTCGGCGGTGGACGCATCCATCACGCCATGCGCACCATCGGACTCGCCCAGAAAGCCCTGGACATGATGTGCGAGCGGGCGTTGAGCCGGGAGACCGCGGGCAGCCGGCTGTCCGACAAGCAGTTCGTGCAGGGCTATATCGCCGACTCCTACGCCCAGCTGAAACAGTTCCGCCTGCTGGTGCTCTACACCGCGTGGGAGATCGACAAGTACAACGACTACAAGAAGGTCCGCAAGGACATCGCCACCGTGAAGGTGGTGATGCCGACGGTGCTGCACGATATCGCCTGGCGCGCCATGCAGGTGCACGGCGCGCTCGGCACCACCAACGAGATGCCCTTCTTCACCATGATCCACGGCGCCGGCGTGATGGGCCTGGCCGACGGTCCCACCGAGGTGCACAAGATGACCGTCGCCAAACAGGTCCTGCGCGACCACCGGCCCAGCGACGATCTCTGGCCGACGGAATGGATACCCCGCAAGCTCGAGTCGGCGCGCCGCAAATACGCCGACTACCTGGAGAACGAGGTGGGCAACCAGTGA
- a CDS encoding enoyl-CoA hydratase-related protein, whose translation MSDEEFLVDRRGPVTVLTLNRPEARNALNGNLIGGIGATVLAAESDPAIRALVLTAAGERAFCSGMDLRAFAGGEDVGFSDTPENRAFQRLTRGAVEVPVVGAANGSAVGGGLELLLGCDLIVAAETAKFGLPEVQRGLFPGGGGTYIAERIPLGIALQLTLTGELFTAARGYEIGLLNSVVPADQVLETAVGFAERIAANGPLGVAACKELVRLSVTDPAKAAERQRHWQGVVFASADAKEGATAFMEKRAPVWRGE comes from the coding sequence ATGAGCGATGAAGAATTCCTGGTGGACCGCCGCGGTCCGGTCACCGTCCTCACCCTGAACCGTCCGGAGGCCCGCAACGCGCTCAACGGGAACCTGATCGGCGGCATCGGGGCGACCGTCCTGGCGGCCGAATCCGATCCCGCCATCCGCGCCCTGGTGCTCACCGCCGCCGGGGAGCGCGCGTTCTGCTCCGGAATGGATCTGCGCGCGTTCGCCGGCGGCGAGGACGTCGGGTTCAGCGACACCCCGGAGAACCGGGCCTTCCAGCGCCTCACCCGCGGTGCGGTCGAGGTGCCGGTGGTCGGCGCGGCCAACGGCAGCGCGGTGGGCGGCGGTCTGGAACTGCTGCTGGGCTGTGATCTGATCGTCGCCGCCGAGACCGCGAAGTTCGGTCTGCCCGAGGTGCAACGGGGACTCTTCCCCGGGGGCGGCGGTACCTACATCGCCGAACGGATACCGCTGGGCATCGCGCTGCAACTCACCCTCACCGGCGAGCTCTTCACCGCCGCACGCGGTTACGAGATCGGCCTGCTGAATTCGGTGGTACCGGCGGACCAGGTGCTCGAGACCGCGGTCGGTTTCGCCGAACGCATCGCCGCGAACGGGCCGCTGGGGGTCGCCGCCTGCAAGGAACTGGTGCGTCTGTCGGTGACCGATCCCGCGAAGGCCGCCGAGCGGCAGCGACACTGGCAAGGCGTGGTATTCGCCAGCGCGGACGCCAAGGAGGGCGCGACGGCGTTCATGGAGAAGCGCGCCCCGGTGTGGCGGGGCGAATGA
- a CDS encoding TetR/AcrR family transcriptional regulator, producing the protein MSPRADAVRNRAKVLAAAAEIFAAEGVAVSTEQVARAAGVGVGTVFRHFPTKEDLLRAVLEAHFDSLVADAEKTAAADDPGEAVFAFLRRAVEQSRVKTVYADAGLGLDALAEAGRSRFREAVTDLLVRAQRAGAVRADLTTTQLLAVLAGAVHADRYADGDETPSMVVFDGLRPR; encoded by the coding sequence ATGAGCCCACGCGCCGACGCTGTCCGCAACCGCGCCAAGGTCCTGGCCGCCGCCGCGGAGATCTTCGCCGCGGAAGGCGTAGCGGTCTCGACCGAACAGGTCGCCCGGGCGGCGGGGGTCGGGGTAGGCACGGTCTTCCGCCATTTCCCGACCAAAGAAGATCTGCTCCGCGCCGTACTGGAAGCCCACTTCGACAGCCTCGTCGCCGATGCCGAAAAGACCGCCGCGGCCGACGATCCCGGCGAGGCGGTTTTCGCCTTCCTGCGCCGGGCGGTCGAGCAGTCGCGGGTCAAGACCGTCTACGCGGACGCCGGACTCGGGCTCGACGCGCTCGCCGAAGCCGGCCGGTCCCGGTTCCGGGAGGCGGTCACCGATCTACTCGTCCGCGCCCAGCGGGCCGGCGCCGTGCGCGCCGACCTCACCACGACGCAGTTGCTCGCCGTCCTGGCCGGAGCCGTCCACGCCGACCGCTACGCCGACGGCGACGAAACGCCGAGCATGGTTGTCTTCGACGGCCTTCGGCCGCGCTGA